CCACCCAAGCTAGGCATCCGCTCGCGGGCCGCGCAGGGGAGCGAGGCGGGGGCCGTGGGCAGACGACCGGGTCCGCCTGCCTGTCATGAGCGGGGAGCGCATCCTACCTTCGGTCAAGTGGCCTACCAGCGTGGAGGGAGGCGAAATGGAATCCTGGAATCGGATGTCGGCGGATGCGGTGCGCACGCATACGCCGGATGGGGTGAACCGGCGGATCGATGAGCGGGTGGAGAAGTGTGTCCGGCACATGGCGGAGCAGGAGCGCTCGGCCATCAGCGAGTACCTGGCGAAGCTGGAGCACCAGTGGGACCTGAACCGCGTGGTGACGGTGGCGGCGTCGGCGGTGACGGTGCTGGGGCTGGTGGCGGGAGCGAAGGATGGCCGCGGGTGGCGGGTGCTGAGCGGGGTGGCGGCGGGGCTGCTGCTACAGCACGGCATCTTCGGCTTCGGCCCGCTGTCGGAGCTGGTGCGGGTGCTGGGAGCGCGGACGCGGCGGGAGATCGACCTGGAGAAGTTCGCCCTCAAGGCGCTGCGAGGCGACTTCGAGCGCATTCCGCACGAAGGCGGCCCCCTGGCGCGGGCCAA
This is a stretch of genomic DNA from Archangium violaceum. It encodes these proteins:
- a CDS encoding DUF2892 domain-containing protein, whose translation is MESWNRMSADAVRTHTPDGVNRRIDERVEKCVRHMAEQERSAISEYLAKLEHQWDLNRVVTVAASAVTVLGLVAGAKDGRGWRVLSGVAAGLLLQHGIFGFGPLSELVRVLGARTRREIDLEKFALKALRGDFERIPHEGGPLARANAALVAAQS